The region TATAGGATATGATATCGAATTAACACAAGTAACCCCTGGCGCATTGTTTGCGGGTATTGCTGATGGATCGGCTGATATGTCGGTAGGCGCCGTTACACTTCCATATACGCACGAGAGTTATTGGAAAAAATATGGTGATCAAATTGACGATATCGGTATAACCATGAAAGACAGTGTTACAATTGGCTTAGCTGTTCCTTCGTATATGAAAATTGACTCGCTTGAGGATTTGACCAACAATACGAACAATATTGGTAAAAAGTTGGAAAAAACAATTGTAGGGATTGATCCCGGTGCCGGTCAAATGCAGCTTACCAAAAACAAGGTTATGCCCGGTTATAATCTGGATAAGTGGACATTACAGGCAACATCCGCCCCTGCTATGACGGGAGCACTTGCAGGCGCTATCGATGACCAAAAACCTATTGTTGTTACACTATGGGAACCACACTGGGCTTTTATTGAATGGGACTTAAAATATTTAAAGGATCCAAAAAACCTTTTCGGAGAACCAGATAGCCTCCATGCGGTTGCACGCAAAGGGCTGAAAGAAGACGCTCCAGCCGCATATAAAGTTTTGGACCAGTTTCATTGGACAAAGCAAGATATGGGAAAAGTCATGGTAAAGGTACATGATGGAATGGAGCCAATTGAGGCTGCCGAAGAATGGATTGAAAATAACCAGGAGAAAGTTAAGAAATGGAAGAAAGGGTTAAAAACTTCAAAATAGTACTGACTCAAAATACATCAATTACCCCCACCTGATTGATTTACAGGTGGGGGTAATGTTATAAAAAAACAGTTCATTGTTCAAAAAATATACATCTGATACCCGATATATCCAGTAGCTACAATCATCAAAGCCATGACAACATGTTCAATAACTCCACCGGTATGCGTATAAATCGGCAGCCGTATTTTCAGGGTCAGCGGCCATAATAATGCAATCCCGCGTGCTGTTGCCGCATCCAACAGCAAATGACTCGCCATGCCAATAATGATGCCGGCTGTGATGCTTGCCGGTACTGGCGTGGATGATAAAATCGCACCCAAAATAACCATGAATAACAAGCTGTGTGTTACCGTCCGGTGACCAAACAGGAAGCGGATAAGGTGTGATATAATGGGCAGCTTTCGCCCGATTTTGGAGCCTCCATGACAAATATCCGGCAGCAATGATCCAGCTGTGCATGATGCTAAAAACAGCAGATCCTGTGTATAATGGCCTGTAAAGTATTGAACGGCTATCCCGGCTGTTAAACCTCCGATAAGATGTGTTTTGCCTGTCATTGTTGTTCATCCTTCTATCATTTTTTTTACAACTTCATTTTCTAAATCTACTTTTTTGCCCGAAAAATAGATGGATAAGTTTCACAGTACAGACGTTCCATTTTCCTGCTGATTTAGTATACCAAAAAGATACCAGCTTGCCTATATCTTATTTTATCCACAATCGTCACCCCGCTATCTGCCTGATGATACACCATACAATCTTCCATACCTTTCTTTCGACCAATTTCACTCTAAATAAAAAAATTTTATGAAATTTTAATTTTAATGCCACCTTTTTAGCCTTTGATACGATTTATATATTGAAGGAGGAATAGAAACCTCCATATTCCGGTATTTATAGCCTGCAAAAGATTGCCATCACAGAAAATACAATCCTGGAATTTGATGACTCCGACAAAAATCTTACTATTCTATTTAAAGAAGAGGCGATAACATGAACTATATCAAAGAAATGAACGCATTTTATCATCACGTAACGTTCGACCCGATATCCGGCGGAGCCGTTGCGCTGTGGTCGACACTAATGCACCTCAACAACAAGAGTGGCTGGCAGGAGACTTTCTCAGTACCCGCCAGCCTGCTTGAGTTACTGTCAGGCGTAAAAGGCACGACCTTTAAACGGGCACGCCGCGAATTAACCGAATGCGGTTTTATCGAAGTGACAGCGGGAAAAGGAAGCAAATCGGCAACATACCGGATGATTTCACTGGCAGACAAAATGGTAGGTCACACCGGTTATGTCGCAACGGAAACGAAATCAAGTTATGAGGATTCACCAACAACAGACAACCAATCACAACATGAAAGTACAGAAGAAAACACTGACACGGGTAAAGAAACTGAAGCACATACTGGAAACAAATCAGAAGGGGCTGCTGCAAAAGAAGCCCACAACCTAGCCCGAGGGATGGTCCACAATCAAAACCACAATTCGGCCTGCAAATCGGACCGCAATATGGCCCACAGTCCGGCCCCATTATTTAAACAATACATAAACAAAACACAAACCAAAGAAAAACCAAAAAAACAACTACTACCAAGCAATTGTGATTCAGATGCAATCCATTTTTACCAAGAAAACTTCGGCATGGTCAGTCCATATGTCACCGAGGATCTCACAAACTGGATTCAGAATGCCGGCGAGGCCTTAGTTCTGCATGCCATGAAACAGGCACTGGACCAAGGAAAAGCGAACTGGAGCTATGTGAAAGGAATTCTGAAGGCATGGTTGCGAAAAGGCGTTAAAACCGTTGAACAGGCTGAAGCAGAAGCGACTGCATTCCGTCAGAAAAACAACCGCGGCAATTGGAATAACTCCCAACAGGAAGAGGTGATTCCTGAT is a window of Virgibacillus ihumii DNA encoding:
- a CDS encoding glycine betaine ABC transporter substrate-binding protein, producing MSKKFGIICLTFICTLALLLSACGNDDNAGESTNGIELGQKELTIPYVSWASTVAGVNVIKAVLEDIGYDIELTQVTPGALFAGIADGSADMSVGAVTLPYTHESYWKKYGDQIDDIGITMKDSVTIGLAVPSYMKIDSLEDLTNNTNNIGKKLEKTIVGIDPGAGQMQLTKNKVMPGYNLDKWTLQATSAPAMTGALAGAIDDQKPIVVTLWEPHWAFIEWDLKYLKDPKNLFGEPDSLHAVARKGLKEDAPAAYKVLDQFHWTKQDMGKVMVKVHDGMEPIEAAEEWIENNQEKVKKWKKGLKTSK
- a CDS encoding metal-dependent hydrolase gives rise to the protein MTGKTHLIGGLTAGIAVQYFTGHYTQDLLFLASCTAGSLLPDICHGGSKIGRKLPIISHLIRFLFGHRTVTHSLLFMVILGAILSSTPVPASITAGIIIGMASHLLLDAATARGIALLWPLTLKIRLPIYTHTGGVIEHVVMALMIVATGYIGYQMYIF
- a CDS encoding DnaD domain-containing protein, which produces MNYIKEMNAFYHHVTFDPISGGAVALWSTLMHLNNKSGWQETFSVPASLLELLSGVKGTTFKRARRELTECGFIEVTAGKGSKSATYRMISLADKMVGHTGYVATETKSSYEDSPTTDNQSQHESTEENTDTGKETEAHTGNKSEGAAAKEAHNLARGMVHNQNHNSACKSDRNMAHSPAPLFKQYINKTQTKEKPKKQLLPSNCDSDAIHFYQENFGMVSPYVTEDLTNWIQNAGEALVLHAMKQALDQGKANWSYVKGILKAWLRKGVKTVEQAEAEATAFRQKNNRGNWNNSQQEEVIPDWFKERQQKQAAKRAEQQRADAHKEVDMEAFNELLAEFTGRDGEETSYINSVQN